One genomic region from Novipirellula caenicola encodes:
- a CDS encoding adenine phosphoribosyltransferase, whose protein sequence is MLDLRRYVRDIPDYPQPGILFRDITPLLAAPEALASATEALAKPYLDAKIDIVAAAEARGFIFAAPLAIRLGAGFVPIRKPGKLPFNMHSFAYELEYGTDELQIHVDGVKPGQRVLIVDDLLATGGTMEACCRLLEKCDAEIVGCSFLIHLVQLGGKERLSPYPVHTVLNYDQDDGETELSAQNEFPTPGI, encoded by the coding sequence ATGTTGGATCTTCGTCGTTACGTCCGAGACATCCCTGACTACCCTCAGCCTGGAATTTTGTTTCGCGACATCACTCCGTTGCTGGCGGCCCCCGAAGCGTTGGCCTCCGCGACCGAAGCGTTGGCTAAGCCCTATCTGGACGCCAAAATTGACATTGTTGCTGCGGCAGAAGCTCGCGGTTTCATTTTCGCCGCTCCGTTGGCGATCCGGCTTGGTGCCGGGTTTGTCCCGATCCGTAAACCGGGCAAGCTGCCTTTTAACATGCACTCGTTTGCTTACGAGTTGGAATACGGCACCGACGAACTGCAGATCCACGTCGATGGGGTCAAACCCGGGCAGCGCGTGTTGATCGTTGACGATCTGCTGGCGACCGGCGGGACGATGGAAGCGTGTTGCCGGCTGTTAGAAAAATGTGATGCCGAAATCGTCGGCTGCTCCTTCCTGATTCACCTAGTGCAGCTGGGCGGCAAAGAGCGACTGAGCCCGTATCCGGTTCACACCGTGCTGAACTACGACCAAGACGACGGTGAAACCGAGTTGAGTGCCCAGAACGAATTTCCCACTCCTGGCATCTAG
- a CDS encoding NAD-dependent epimerase/dehydratase family protein, producing the protein MHVLVTGCGGFLGREIVRQLLRRGDTVTGISRGTYPELVNEGMQHVCGDLTDAAFCLRSIRDVDAVIHTAAVAGVWGPWEHFYSINKLATDHVIAACQANQIRHLVYTSSPSVTFDSKHQQNLDESAPYPTTWLCHYPHTKAMAEQAVLAAHSPGKLNTVALRPHLIWGDDDPHIIPRILDRARRGRLRIVGDGTNQVDTVHVINAAAAHLDALDSLDRDPNRGGGRAYFIAQDEPVNCWDWICEICEMAGVTPPKRKIRYETVYRIGAILESVYRILGRKQEPPMTRFVAAQLAKDHYFDISAAKERLGYRVRITMDEGLESLRKSLEK; encoded by the coding sequence ATGCATGTTCTCGTGACTGGCTGTGGCGGATTTCTTGGCCGCGAGATCGTGCGTCAACTGCTTCGCCGTGGTGACACCGTGACGGGGATCTCACGCGGCACGTATCCCGAATTGGTTAACGAGGGGATGCAGCACGTTTGTGGAGATTTGACCGACGCCGCTTTTTGTTTGCGATCAATCCGCGATGTCGATGCCGTGATTCACACCGCCGCCGTCGCGGGGGTTTGGGGACCTTGGGAACATTTTTATTCGATCAACAAATTGGCGACCGATCATGTGATCGCGGCTTGTCAGGCGAATCAAATTCGCCATCTGGTTTACACCAGCAGTCCGAGCGTCACCTTTGATTCAAAGCATCAGCAAAATCTCGACGAATCGGCTCCCTATCCGACCACATGGTTGTGCCATTACCCGCATACCAAGGCGATGGCCGAGCAAGCGGTGTTGGCGGCTCACTCGCCCGGGAAACTGAACACCGTCGCGCTGCGTCCCCATTTGATTTGGGGGGACGATGATCCGCACATCATTCCTCGGATTTTAGATCGGGCACGGCGAGGGCGACTAAGAATCGTGGGCGATGGTACCAACCAAGTCGATACCGTTCATGTCATCAACGCTGCCGCCGCTCACTTGGATGCACTCGATTCGCTCGATCGTGATCCAAATCGAGGGGGAGGACGAGCCTACTTTATCGCGCAAGACGAACCGGTGAATTGCTGGGACTGGATCTGCGAGATCTGCGAAATGGCAGGAGTCACTCCACCGAAACGAAAGATTCGCTACGAGACAGTGTATCGCATCGGGGCAATACTCGAGTCCGTGTACCGCATACTAGGGCGAAAGCAAGAACCGCCAATGACACGATTCGTGGCCGCTCAACTAGCCAAGGACCACTACTTTGATATTTCAGCGGCCAAAGAACGGCTCGGCTACCGCGTCCGCATCACGATGGACGAGGGACTCGAATCGCTACGAAAATCGCTTGAAAAATAA
- the aroA gene encoding 3-phosphoshikimate 1-carboxyvinyltransferase, producing MHEPQASVPHTAASSANSANPSSSHGETLVEVIPGGAVSGTIQPPGSKSLTNRALICAAFASGTSRLTGALRSEDTEVMIEALRTIGLDIHVSEGGRSIQVNNSSTRSTSAAQPDPHSLFIANSGTTIRFLTAALSAAGGRYKLHGVDRMHERPIGDLVDAIVPIMNGTIHAESTNGCPPVVIDSAGWHAGEINVGGSVSSQYLSGLMMAAPIAAAFADSDSTRTTRIAVKGELVSRPYVDMTAKVIESFGGAVTTVTSGLAAEQTVAFDISSSVNTDGYGYRGLDYAIEPDASAASYFWAAAAISGGSVTVTGLTRDAMQGDVGFVDVLEKMGCELHEDANGITVTGRPLRGIDIDMNAISDTVQTLAVVALFADGPTRVRGVAHNRFKETDRIGDLACELNKLGASVTEHEDGLTITPPADGIKGLHGAVLETYHDHRMAMSLSLAGLRIAGVKIKNPSCTAKTYPEYFADLEKLIGRSHHWSH from the coding sequence ATGCACGAACCGCAGGCTTCGGTCCCCCACACCGCCGCTTCCTCCGCAAACTCCGCCAACCCATCGTCAAGTCACGGGGAAACTCTCGTCGAAGTCATTCCCGGCGGTGCCGTTTCGGGAACGATCCAGCCGCCTGGCAGCAAGAGTCTGACCAATCGTGCTTTGATTTGTGCCGCGTTCGCTTCGGGAACCTCTCGCTTGACCGGAGCGCTGCGTAGCGAAGACACCGAGGTAATGATCGAGGCGCTGCGAACGATCGGGTTGGATATTCACGTCAGCGAAGGTGGTCGCTCGATCCAAGTCAACAATTCTTCGACGCGATCAACGTCGGCGGCCCAGCCCGATCCTCATTCGTTGTTCATTGCCAACAGCGGAACCACGATCCGATTCCTGACGGCGGCGTTGTCGGCGGCCGGTGGGCGATACAAGCTGCATGGGGTCGATCGCATGCACGAGCGACCGATCGGCGATTTGGTCGACGCCATCGTCCCGATCATGAACGGAACGATCCACGCGGAATCGACAAACGGATGCCCGCCGGTTGTCATCGATTCGGCAGGTTGGCACGCGGGGGAAATCAACGTGGGAGGCTCCGTCAGCAGCCAGTATTTAAGCGGATTGATGATGGCCGCGCCGATCGCAGCAGCCTTTGCCGACTCCGATTCCACTCGTACAACACGGATCGCCGTGAAGGGCGAATTGGTATCGCGACCGTACGTTGACATGACCGCGAAAGTGATCGAGTCATTCGGCGGCGCGGTGACGACCGTCACTTCGGGGCTAGCCGCAGAGCAAACCGTTGCCTTTGATATTTCAAGCTCGGTGAATACCGATGGCTACGGTTACCGTGGTCTTGATTATGCGATCGAACCCGACGCATCGGCGGCGAGCTACTTCTGGGCTGCAGCGGCAATCAGCGGTGGCAGCGTCACCGTCACCGGACTGACGCGTGACGCGATGCAAGGCGACGTCGGTTTTGTTGACGTGCTTGAGAAAATGGGCTGCGAGCTTCACGAAGACGCTAATGGAATCACGGTGACCGGGCGACCGCTACGAGGCATCGATATCGATATGAACGCGATCAGCGATACGGTGCAAACGTTGGCCGTCGTCGCCTTGTTTGCCGATGGTCCAACTCGCGTGCGGGGTGTTGCACACAACCGGTTCAAGGAAACCGATCGTATCGGTGACTTGGCTTGCGAGCTAAACAAGCTCGGCGCTTCGGTGACCGAACACGAGGACGGATTAACAATCACGCCGCCTGCCGATGGCATTAAAGGGTTGCATGGTGCGGTGCTAGAAACGTATCACGATCACCGCATGGCAATGAGTTTGTCGTTGGCGGGACTACGGATCGCGGGCGTCAAAATTAAGAATCCGTCATGCACGGCTAAGACCTATCCTGAATACTTTGCCGATCTCGAAAAGCTGATCGGACGCAGCCATCACTGGTCTCACTGA
- a CDS encoding multiheme c-type cytochrome has protein sequence MRPIAIPLLCAGIATITWFSAYADDSSSSNAKRPVRIAAKQIDRIAKEKQPHNVTTPNDDDLNTHDDLLSENQLAGDDLLSGDNLLGGDDLLGGNDLLGNDQIETDPLMNVGGSELDRLSDPLDYLGPSIAVPSKSEAPSQGHRLHPHGFHPHMPLADGLLQDGAQQDGSAAASSKDPHEALWTENQYPSAETCRSCHPKHYDEWSVSSHAYAVVSPMFQRFEQAMQEYTRGTVGSFCVRCHSPVATQLELPRSASVLDMPPVVREGITCIACHRVNEHYWRGSNGDRRIEPGDIHQPVGRGSHHSGIASAIANADELKLKTSPQQTGPGQPVHASSFFFEPLTNSDICVSCHQVAVQPGIALEVVHSQYRHGPAAAKGISCQDCHMGAVPGKAEGYEYCHAAVLNDKPYGEPKKHANHSFWGPGYPIAHPGIFPHNPKAKQYSPRQWLEFDDRAGWGTEAFEQTVTPGMYFPPPWDNTDDRRDARRIIDANLLKIEEKRANAVITLEAGVDVKGPIFLSEPRAGAPLNIAYRVSNISEGHNLPTGSLGAQPQLWLNVVLIDPDGQRVWESGYLDSNADLADMNSYDVATGRVPRDKGLFNLQTKFLINNVRGTDREAALPLNFSVDQLVFLRPGAVPVSVLNHPPLIRMEAHSIPPLDHRMPKYHIPASVMQKKGPYRLSVRMRSRMEPPYFMRQIHSTPDMLRRMSSNMLDVRQSSHTFLVR, from the coding sequence ATGCGTCCCATCGCAATCCCACTGCTATGTGCGGGCATCGCGACCATCACGTGGTTCTCTGCATACGCGGATGACTCGTCAAGTTCAAACGCCAAGCGACCGGTGCGGATCGCTGCCAAGCAGATTGACCGCATCGCGAAAGAAAAGCAGCCCCACAACGTCACAACGCCGAACGATGATGACCTCAACACGCATGACGATCTGCTCAGCGAGAATCAACTCGCAGGCGACGACCTGCTGAGTGGCGACAACCTTCTCGGGGGCGACGATTTACTCGGTGGAAACGACTTGCTTGGCAATGATCAAATTGAGACAGATCCGCTGATGAATGTGGGTGGCAGCGAGCTCGACCGGCTGTCCGATCCGCTGGATTATTTGGGGCCTTCGATCGCGGTCCCTTCGAAATCCGAGGCGCCATCCCAGGGACATCGTCTCCATCCGCACGGGTTCCATCCGCACATGCCCCTAGCAGACGGGTTACTGCAAGATGGGGCACAGCAAGACGGATCCGCCGCTGCGTCCAGCAAAGATCCACACGAAGCATTGTGGACCGAGAACCAATACCCATCGGCCGAAACGTGTCGCAGTTGTCACCCGAAACACTACGACGAATGGAGTGTCAGCTCACACGCTTACGCGGTGGTGTCGCCGATGTTTCAGCGATTCGAGCAAGCGATGCAGGAATACACGCGCGGAACCGTGGGCTCGTTTTGTGTGCGTTGTCATTCGCCCGTGGCGACTCAGCTCGAACTGCCTCGCTCGGCCAGCGTCTTGGACATGCCACCGGTGGTTCGCGAAGGGATCACCTGCATCGCCTGTCATCGAGTGAACGAACATTATTGGCGTGGCAGCAATGGCGACCGGCGGATTGAACCAGGGGACATTCACCAACCAGTGGGCCGCGGGTCGCACCACAGCGGCATTGCATCGGCCATTGCAAATGCGGATGAGTTGAAGTTGAAAACGTCGCCGCAGCAAACCGGTCCCGGCCAACCGGTGCACGCGTCAAGTTTTTTCTTTGAACCTCTGACCAACAGTGACATCTGTGTCTCTTGCCATCAAGTCGCGGTGCAGCCAGGGATTGCACTCGAAGTCGTGCACTCGCAATACCGTCACGGTCCCGCAGCCGCCAAAGGAATCTCGTGTCAAGATTGCCACATGGGCGCCGTGCCTGGCAAAGCCGAGGGCTACGAATATTGCCACGCTGCGGTGTTGAACGACAAACCGTATGGCGAGCCGAAGAAGCACGCGAATCATTCATTTTGGGGGCCGGGCTACCCGATCGCTCATCCTGGGATTTTCCCGCACAATCCCAAGGCCAAACAATATTCGCCGCGTCAATGGCTCGAATTCGATGATCGTGCTGGTTGGGGAACCGAAGCGTTCGAGCAAACGGTCACGCCGGGGATGTACTTTCCACCGCCATGGGACAACACGGATGATCGCCGTGACGCACGACGTATCATTGATGCCAACCTGTTGAAGATTGAAGAGAAACGGGCAAACGCCGTGATCACGCTCGAAGCTGGCGTGGATGTCAAAGGACCGATCTTTTTGAGTGAACCTCGCGCCGGGGCTCCGCTGAACATTGCCTACCGAGTTTCCAACATCAGCGAAGGCCACAATCTGCCTACCGGATCACTCGGAGCCCAGCCTCAGTTGTGGTTGAACGTTGTGTTAATCGATCCCGATGGTCAACGGGTGTGGGAGAGCGGCTACTTGGATTCCAACGCCGATTTGGCGGATATGAATTCGTACGACGTGGCGACGGGACGCGTGCCACGAGACAAGGGGCTGTTCAATCTGCAAACCAAGTTTCTGATCAACAATGTTCGCGGCACGGATCGTGAAGCGGCGTTGCCTTTGAATTTCAGCGTGGATCAATTGGTCTTTCTGCGTCCCGGCGCCGTGCCAGTCAGCGTGCTGAATCACCCGCCGCTGATCCGCATGGAAGCTCATTCGATCCCGCCGCTGGACCATCGCATGCCGAAGTACCACATCCCTGCATCGGTGATGCAAAAGAAAGGGCCGTACCGATTGAGCGTGCGGATGCGAAGCCGAATGGAGCCGCCTTATTTCATGCGACAGATCCATAGCACCCCCGACATGCTTCGCCGAATGTCGTCCAATATGTTGGACGTCCGGCAGAGCAGTCATACGTTCCTGGTTCGATAG